In the Haliaeetus albicilla chromosome 7, bHalAlb1.1, whole genome shotgun sequence genome, one interval contains:
- the SC5D gene encoding lathosterol oxidase: MDLVLDAADRHLLTPYVYPTGWPEGEPCRQLLSLFVITNLGALALYLLFGTLSYYFIFDHELQKHPQFLENQVRREITYALRSLPWISVPTVALFFAEVRGYSKLYDNIEDSPYGWSGVFLSMLSFLLFTDMGIYWIHRALHHKLFYKRFHKPHHLWKIATPFASHAFHPVDGFMQSLPYHIYPFLFPLHKVTYLGLYIFVNVWTISIHDGDYRVPRLLRHVINGSAHHTDHHLYFDYNYGQYFTLWDKIGGSYKSPTAFEGKGPHDYLRKLREKGPGASSGPPADKTE, translated from the exons ATGGATCTGGTCCTGGACGCCGCCGACCGGCACCTCCTCACGCCCTACGTGTACCCCACCGGCTGGCCCGAAGGCGAGCCCTGCCGCCAGCTCCTCAGCCTCTTCGTCATCACCAACCTGGGGGCACTCGCCCTCTACCTGCTCTTCGGCACCCTCAGCTACTACTTCATCTTTGACCATGAACTCCAGAAACATCCCCAGTTCCTAGAG AACCAGGTGCGTCGGGAGATCACCTACGCGCTGCGCTCCCTCCCTTGGATCAGTGTGCCCACTGTCGCCCTGTTCTTTGCCGAGGTGCGGGGCTACAGCAAGCTCTACGACAACATTGAGGACTCCCCATACG GCTGGTCAGGCGTCTTCCTCAGCATgctgtccttcctcctcttcactgACATGGGCATCTACTGGATACACCGTGCTCTCCACCACAAACTGTTCTATAAG CGATTCCACAAGCCCCACCATCTCTGGAAGATCGCGACGCCCTTCGCCAGCCACGCCTTCCACCCTGTCGACGGCTTCATGCAGAGCCTGCCCTACCACATCTAccccttcctctttcccctgcACAAAGTCACCTACTTGGGCCTCTACATCTTCGTCAACGTCTGGACCATCTCCATTCACGACGGCGACTACCGCGTCCCCCGCCTCCTGCGGCACGTCATCAATGGCTCGGCCCACCACACCGACCACCATTTGTACTTTGACTACAACTACGGGCAGTATTTCACCCTCTGGGACAAGATCGGCGGCTCCTACAAGAGCCCCACGGCCTTCGAGGGCAAAGGCCCCCACGACTACTTACGCAAGCTCCGAGAGAAAGGCCCGGGGGCATCCAGCGGCCCCCCGGCTGACAAGACCGAGTAG